CTCCAAAAAAAATCTACCCTTTCATTCCTTGTTTTGTCCTTAGTCATCGCGGGCTGTTCCGCTACTAAAACCACAACCTCAAATCAAGGCCCGGTAGTTGCTACCTATGGAAAGTCTAAGGTTACATTCGACGAATTGATTACTCAACTAAAGAAAACTTCAAATCCAGATACTACATCACAATTAGGTTTTCAAGATTTTCTGCGGCGATATGTGCATTTTCGCCTTAAGGTTGCCGAGGCCGAACGGCTTGGTTTAGACAAAGATTCGGCACAAGTTGCCGAACTTTTGGCGTATCAAGCACAATTAGGACGCCCCTACCTCATTGAAAACGAGGTTATCCGGCCGCTAGCAAAAACCCTCTTCGAACGCCAAAAAGAAGTTATTAAGGTTCAACACATTTTAATCCGCGTAAATGGTCGGGATACACTGGTTGCCTACAATAAAATAAAGGCTGTACGCGACTCTTTGCTCAATGGCGCTGATTTTGGCGCATTAGCCGTTCGTCACTCCGAAGACCCCAGTGTAAAAAACAACAAAGGCGTTTTACCGCCCATCGTTGCTGGCCGTTTCGTAGAAGCCTTTGAAAACATCGCTTGGAATACGCCCGTCGGCAAGGTTTCCAACATTTCCCGTAGTCCCGAATGGGGATACCACCTTTTGCAAGTTTTGGAACGTAAACCTGCCCCGCCAGCCGTCCGTACTTCGCAACTTTTCATCCGTCCACAAGGCAATACAAAGGCAGATTCGCTTGCCGCGCTCGAAAAAATGAACAGCCTCATCGCCAGAATCAAGTCCGGTGAGTCGTTTGGTGCAATTACTCGCCAATACTCGGATGACCCCTACCTCAAAGAAAATGATGGCGATATTGGCTTTCGAGAAACGGGGGAATTAATTGAGCCGTTAAATACCAAAATTTTTGAATTAAAAAACATTGGTGACCTCTCTCAGCCCTTAAAGACCCAGTTTGGCTATCATGTTTTCCTCCTGACGGGCAGAAAAGAAACAGCTTCTTTTGAAGATCAGTATCAACAATTAAAGGAGTTTTTGGCAGATAAGCCCATTCTTCAGCGCCACCAAAAAGCCTATGCTCACCGTTTACGCAAGACCATGAAGGTGGATTTTGACGTTCGTGCATTCCAAAACATGGTTCACTCTGTTCATCAAGATTCGTTGTTCTCGAATTTCTTGCCAGCAACTCCTCTACGCAACCAATTTGAAAACAAGTACTTAGCAACGATTGATAGTGACTATATCATACGTGTCTCGGACTTTATGGATGTCGCCATGCGAGAGCGACCAACGCTTGGGACTTATCCACAGGAAGAGGCTCTGCGGATTGCAAACGAAGTGATTGACGACAAGGCCGTAGATGCGTACATACGCAAAATGAACCTCGTAGATCAACGATTTGATGCCTTGCTCCGCGAATATCGTGATGGCATATTACTGTTCAAAATCTCTGAAGACTCCCTTTGGAATCCCGCTTCTAAGGATACCTTGGCCCTAAAACGGTTTTTTGAAGCCCATAATGAGCAGTACAAATTTGGCGAACGGTTGCGTTTGCACACGTTCCAAACCGCCAATGACTCGCTCTTAAACCTCATTTCTACCCGTCTTAAATTGGGTGCTAATGCAAACGACATTGCCGAGTCTTTAAAAGCAGACCGCTCTGTTCGTCACGAACTAATGCTCTTAGCAGACTCCACCAATACCATCTATGATCGTGGTTTTGCAATGAAAAAAGGGGAATACACCGAACCTTTACCATACCTTCGCACCAAAGTTATCCTCATATCGGATGGGATGGAGCCTTCCAGATCAAAAACATTTGATGAGGCGCGTGCAGAAGTGACCAATGAGTACCAACGGCTGTTGGAAGAGCGTTGGATGAACCGTCTTTATTCCCGCTACAAAGTCCGTTTCTATCCCGAAAAATTAGACGAAGCTTTGGCAGCAAAAAAGCAGAAATAGCACCATGAAACTAATATCGGGAAGTGTACTTGTGGCCATTCTGGTATTTAGCTTCATTTTCTGGGGCTGTGCTGGAGACGATCAAGAGGATTTTGTAGCACGTGTTGGCGATCGTTATCTCAGCCAATCTGCGCTTCAGGAGGCGATATCTACCCTTCCCAAAGGAATGGACGGTGAAGAGGCTAAAAAACAAGTAATCGAAAATTGGATTTCAAGTGCGCTATTGGCACAAGAAGCCCAAAACAAGAATTTAGCCGAAGATCCTGCTGTAAAAACACAGATAGAGGAAAGCACGCGCTCCGTTTTGATCGGGGCATTGCTTGATAAAGTCAATGCCGAGACTTTACCGGAGCCGACTGCAACAGAAATTGCCACGTATTT
This genomic stretch from Rhodothermia bacterium harbors:
- a CDS encoding peptidylprolyl isomerase, translated to MMLQKKSTLSFLVLSLVIAGCSATKTTTSNQGPVVATYGKSKVTFDELITQLKKTSNPDTTSQLGFQDFLRRYVHFRLKVAEAERLGLDKDSAQVAELLAYQAQLGRPYLIENEVIRPLAKTLFERQKEVIKVQHILIRVNGRDTLVAYNKIKAVRDSLLNGADFGALAVRHSEDPSVKNNKGVLPPIVAGRFVEAFENIAWNTPVGKVSNISRSPEWGYHLLQVLERKPAPPAVRTSQLFIRPQGNTKADSLAALEKMNSLIARIKSGESFGAITRQYSDDPYLKENDGDIGFRETGELIEPLNTKIFELKNIGDLSQPLKTQFGYHVFLLTGRKETASFEDQYQQLKEFLADKPILQRHQKAYAHRLRKTMKVDFDVRAFQNMVHSVHQDSLFSNFLPATPLRNQFENKYLATIDSDYIIRVSDFMDVAMRERPTLGTYPQEEALRIANEVIDDKAVDAYIRKMNLVDQRFDALLREYRDGILLFKISEDSLWNPASKDTLALKRFFEAHNEQYKFGERLRLHTFQTANDSLLNLISTRLKLGANANDIAESLKADRSVRHELMLLADSTNTIYDRGFAMKKGEYTEPLPYLRTKVILISDGMEPSRSKTFDEARAEVTNEYQRLLEERWMNRLYSRYKVRFYPEKLDEALAAKKQK